The following coding sequences are from one Psychrobacter sp. AH5 window:
- the hemE gene encoding uroporphyrinogen decarboxylase → MSVSSSTLSNANAANEHNFAPLKNDRLLRAMRFEPIDMTPVWMMRQAGRYLPEYKATRAEAGDFMSLCKDTDRATEVTLQPLRRMDLDAAILFSDILTIPDAMGLGLYFETGEGPKFKYPIRTQADLDRLPVLEVNDSLDYVMRAVTSIRKALNGQVPLFGFSGSPWTLATYMIEGGSSKDYRYTKGFLYSNPQFLHQLLDKIANAVIDYLDAQVVAGAQILQIFDSWGGALGHRQFIDFSHNYNKRIVAELKKRHPQVPVVLFTKGGGLWLDVQADSEADALGLDWTMPLERARQVLNQSQRDLTKRHKTLQGSKAIQGNMDPATLYGSPETIRSEVKLMLDGAYAGGDKTGYIANLGHGITQWVNPDNAKVFIDAVHDYKI, encoded by the coding sequence ATGAGTGTTTCAAGTAGCACTTTATCAAACGCTAACGCTGCAAATGAGCATAATTTTGCGCCACTAAAAAACGATAGATTATTGCGAGCGATGCGCTTTGAGCCTATAGATATGACTCCAGTCTGGATGATGCGTCAAGCAGGGCGTTATCTACCAGAATATAAGGCGACTCGTGCTGAAGCAGGCGATTTTATGAGTCTGTGTAAAGACACCGATCGGGCTACTGAGGTGACACTACAGCCGCTGCGTCGTATGGATCTGGATGCTGCCATTTTGTTCAGTGATATTTTGACTATTCCTGATGCGATGGGTTTAGGTTTGTATTTTGAGACTGGTGAAGGTCCAAAATTTAAGTATCCTATCCGTACTCAAGCAGACCTTGATCGTCTGCCTGTTTTGGAGGTTAACGATTCACTTGATTATGTGATGCGAGCAGTCACGAGTATTCGTAAAGCGCTGAACGGCCAAGTGCCACTATTTGGTTTTTCTGGTAGTCCATGGACACTAGCGACTTATATGATTGAGGGCGGCAGCTCAAAAGATTATCGCTATACCAAAGGCTTTTTATATAGCAATCCTCAGTTTTTGCATCAGCTGCTAGATAAGATTGCTAATGCCGTCATTGATTATTTGGACGCGCAAGTAGTTGCTGGCGCGCAGATCCTGCAAATATTTGATAGTTGGGGCGGCGCATTAGGTCATCGCCAATTTATCGATTTCTCACACAATTATAATAAGCGTATTGTCGCTGAGTTAAAGAAGCGTCATCCTCAGGTGCCGGTAGTATTATTTACTAAAGGTGGCGGTTTGTGGCTTGATGTACAAGCCGATAGCGAAGCGGATGCCTTAGGTCTAGATTGGACGATGCCACTTGAGCGTGCCCGTCAAGTCTTGAATCAAAGTCAGCGTGATTTGACCAAACGTCATAAAACTTTGCAAGGTAGCAAAGCTATCCAAGGTAATATGGATCCGGCGACTCTGTATGGCTCTCCTGAGACGATTCGTAGCGAGGTCAAGCTTATGCTAGACGGCGCTTATGCTGGCGGCGATAAGACAGGCTATATTGCCAATTTGGGCCACGGTATTACTCAATGGGTCAATCCGGACAATGCTAAAGTCTTTATCGATGCGGTACATGACTACAAGATTTAG
- the argC gene encoding N-acetyl-gamma-glutamyl-phosphate reductase, whose amino-acid sequence MISAAIVGGTGYTGIELIRLLSAHPEVSIDLLTSRSEAGIRADEIFPSLRGISDIVFSDLGQDTLAALQKCDVVFFATPHGVAMQQAEALTEAGVKVIDLAADFRLQSLVEFEKWYNQTHACPELLKSAVYGLPEINRDKLANAMVVGNPGCYPTTAILGLKPIISLQNNKSERLIESRIIIDAKSGVSGAGRQASLALNYAETTDNFKAYGVTGHRHLPEIEQGVEQLLASQFSQRIRFLPHLVPMIRGMLSSIHLELTEAGTAIDWQHEFETNYASEAFIDVLPAGSYPDTRSVRASNRLRIGIYQNNERRELTVLVVQDNLVKGAAGQAVQNLNVMFGFDEKLGLNAAPIVP is encoded by the coding sequence ATGATTTCAGCAGCGATTGTCGGTGGTACTGGTTATACAGGTATTGAGCTTATTCGGCTATTGTCAGCCCATCCTGAAGTGTCTATTGATTTATTAACCTCTCGTAGCGAAGCAGGTATTCGCGCTGATGAGATCTTTCCAAGTCTGCGCGGTATCTCCGACATCGTCTTTAGCGATTTAGGGCAAGATACACTAGCAGCGCTACAAAAATGTGATGTAGTGTTTTTTGCCACTCCGCATGGTGTCGCTATGCAGCAAGCTGAGGCTTTAACTGAGGCGGGCGTCAAAGTTATTGACTTAGCCGCTGATTTTCGTCTGCAATCTTTGGTAGAGTTTGAAAAATGGTATAACCAAACCCATGCGTGTCCCGAATTATTAAAAAGCGCAGTTTATGGTTTGCCAGAGATCAACCGCGATAAATTAGCGAATGCTATGGTAGTAGGCAATCCAGGCTGTTATCCAACGACCGCTATCTTAGGCCTAAAACCTATTATCAGTTTGCAAAATAATAAAAGCGAGCGCTTGATAGAGTCACGTATCATTATCGATGCAAAATCTGGAGTTTCTGGGGCGGGGCGTCAAGCTAGCCTAGCGCTCAATTATGCAGAGACTACCGACAATTTCAAAGCTTATGGCGTTACCGGTCATCGGCATTTGCCTGAGATTGAGCAAGGGGTTGAGCAACTACTGGCCAGTCAATTTAGTCAGCGTATTCGGTTTTTGCCGCATTTAGTACCGATGATACGTGGTATGTTAAGCTCCATTCATTTGGAGCTGACAGAGGCGGGTACTGCTATCGACTGGCAGCATGAGTTTGAGACAAACTATGCTAGCGAGGCTTTTATTGATGTGTTGCCAGCGGGTAGCTACCCTGATACTCGCAGTGTCCGCGCTAGCAATCGTTTGCGTATTGGCATCTATCAAAACAATGAGCGTCGTGAGCTAACCGTGTTAGTCGTACAAGATAACTTAGTTAAAGGCGCAGCAGGACAGGCCGTACAAAACCTAAATGTGATGTTTGGCTTTGATGAAAAGCTAGGGTTAAACGCAGCGCCTATTGTGCCTTAA
- a CDS encoding ATP-dependent Clp protease adaptor ClpS: MTKHYLSTLNSIEPTVLDWHLPSMPAGIRAQEDDPDSETAPQADVLVAEPEIAKPPMYAVVMYNDNYTPMEFVVYILQSEFKHNVDSAVQIMLTIHNTSKGIAGIYPKDIAETKAKKVNSLAHREGYPLLTQIEPHQGE, translated from the coding sequence ATGACAAAGCACTATTTATCAACTCTTAACAGCATTGAACCCACAGTTTTGGACTGGCATCTGCCTAGTATGCCAGCTGGTATTCGCGCGCAAGAAGACGATCCAGATAGCGAAACTGCGCCGCAAGCAGACGTCTTGGTCGCGGAGCCTGAGATTGCTAAGCCGCCTATGTACGCGGTTGTCATGTACAATGATAACTATACTCCCATGGAGTTTGTGGTTTATATCTTACAATCAGAGTTCAAACATAACGTCGATTCTGCGGTACAAATCATGCTAACCATTCATAATACTAGTAAAGGTATTGCTGGTATTTATCCTAAAGATATTGCTGAAACTAAGGCCAAAAAAGTCAATAGCTTAGCGCACCGTGAAGGCTATCCACTACTAACTCAGATTGAGCCGCACCAAGGCGAATAA
- the clpA gene encoding ATP-dependent Clp protease ATP-binding subunit ClpA yields the protein MLSRHLEVSLRLAMTLARQKSHEYLTVEHLLLALLENTHAANTLTACNANVSSLRTELEAYINKHTPTVDVNLEQSPQPTQSFDRILQRAIFHVQSIGGGRLVEGSDILVSMFSEHDTYAVYLLKKQGISRLELTQYLSHGQDKDEPAESRTMTGDRRSASEKTSKDPLVEFATNLNQRAAEGKTDPLIGRAPEIERTAQVLCRRRKNNPLLVGEPGVGKTSIAEGLAWLIINDKAPKPLNGCVIYSLDIGSLIAGTKYRGDFEKRMKSLLDALKKKPNAILFIDEIHMIIGAGSSMSSNMDVSNLIKPALANGELRCIGSTTFTEYRQVFEKDHALSRRFQKIDVKEPSVADSIDILRGLKPRYEEFHNVEYTDEALVSAVELSSKHIHERFLPDKAIDVIDEAGAYKRLGVIPDAEDIQAEESFIADLEQDMDDSDYDAEMAIGDEADIDNEMSEQAALAKSNDKSKTAKQATDFDYAGSDNAKKAPIKIDVADIEAIVAKLARIPPKSVSTDDKSILEHLDRDLKHLVFGQNEAIENLADAIKLSRAGLKAPDKPIGSFMFAGPTGVGKTEVSRQLANLLGVELVRFDMSEYMEAHTASRLIGAPPGYVGYDQGGLLTEKINQHPHCVLLLDEIEKAHPDVFNLLLQVMDHGTLTDNNGRVAIFKQVIIIMTTNVGADSISRSSMGFTEQDHSRDNTEALKRVFTPEFRNRLDAIIQFNALDPSVVTSVVDKFLVELQVQLDDKQVTLEIDDEVRDYLADKGYDRLMGARPMQRLIQDEIKKPLASMILFGDLVNGGVVHLTLEPKEEAQDADTVKLGKSNEKSSEKGSSDSRIILTVVETHEPRSDSESVAS from the coding sequence ATGTTAAGTCGTCATCTTGAAGTCTCTTTACGTTTAGCAATGACGCTTGCGCGCCAAAAATCGCATGAGTATCTCACTGTTGAGCACTTACTACTAGCGCTGCTTGAGAACACTCACGCAGCTAATACGCTGACTGCTTGTAACGCTAATGTCTCAAGTTTACGTACTGAGCTTGAGGCTTATATTAATAAGCATACGCCAACGGTAGATGTAAACTTAGAGCAGTCCCCGCAGCCAACCCAAAGCTTTGATCGTATCTTGCAGCGAGCCATCTTCCATGTACAATCTATCGGCGGTGGCCGCTTGGTGGAAGGCTCAGATATTTTAGTGTCTATGTTCTCTGAGCATGATACTTATGCGGTTTATTTGCTCAAAAAGCAGGGCATCAGTCGTTTAGAGTTGACCCAATATCTCTCGCATGGTCAAGATAAAGACGAGCCAGCTGAGTCGCGTACCATGACCGGCGATCGTCGTAGTGCTTCTGAGAAAACGAGCAAAGATCCGTTAGTAGAATTTGCTACTAATCTAAACCAGCGTGCTGCCGAGGGCAAAACAGATCCGCTCATTGGCCGTGCTCCTGAGATTGAGCGTACTGCACAAGTATTATGCCGTCGCCGCAAAAACAACCCATTGTTGGTGGGCGAGCCAGGTGTAGGTAAGACCTCTATCGCTGAGGGTCTTGCGTGGTTAATTATCAATGATAAAGCGCCAAAACCGCTTAATGGCTGTGTCATCTACAGTTTAGATATTGGCTCGTTAATTGCGGGCACTAAGTATCGCGGTGATTTTGAAAAACGTATGAAGTCGCTACTTGATGCGTTGAAGAAAAAGCCAAATGCTATCTTGTTCATTGATGAGATCCACATGATTATTGGTGCAGGCTCCTCTATGAGCAGCAATATGGATGTCTCTAACCTAATCAAGCCTGCGCTTGCTAATGGTGAGCTGCGCTGTATTGGGTCGACAACCTTTACCGAGTATCGCCAAGTGTTCGAAAAAGATCACGCTTTATCACGCCGCTTCCAAAAGATTGATGTTAAAGAACCAAGCGTCGCTGACAGTATTGATATCTTGCGTGGTTTAAAGCCGCGTTACGAAGAGTTTCATAATGTTGAATACACTGATGAGGCTTTAGTTAGTGCGGTAGAGCTGTCATCCAAGCATATCCATGAGCGCTTCTTACCAGACAAAGCGATTGATGTCATCGATGAAGCAGGGGCCTATAAGCGTTTAGGCGTGATCCCTGATGCCGAGGACATTCAAGCGGAAGAGAGCTTTATCGCTGATCTTGAACAAGATATGGACGATAGCGATTATGACGCTGAGATGGCTATTGGTGATGAAGCTGATATCGATAATGAGATGAGTGAGCAAGCCGCTTTAGCTAAATCCAATGATAAGTCTAAGACTGCCAAGCAAGCGACAGATTTTGATTATGCCGGTTCAGATAATGCCAAAAAAGCGCCAATCAAAATCGATGTCGCTGATATTGAAGCTATCGTAGCAAAACTAGCTCGCATTCCGCCCAAGTCAGTCTCTACCGATGATAAGAGTATTCTTGAGCACTTAGATCGTGATCTTAAGCACTTAGTCTTTGGTCAAAATGAGGCGATTGAGAATCTAGCCGATGCTATTAAGTTATCACGTGCTGGTCTTAAAGCGCCTGACAAGCCTATTGGTTCCTTTATGTTTGCTGGTCCTACCGGTGTCGGTAAAACGGAAGTCTCGCGCCAGTTGGCTAACTTATTAGGCGTAGAGCTGGTGCGTTTTGATATGAGTGAGTATATGGAAGCACATACTGCCTCGCGTTTGATTGGTGCGCCTCCAGGGTATGTCGGTTACGATCAAGGTGGATTACTCACTGAAAAGATTAATCAGCACCCTCATTGTGTTTTGTTATTAGATGAGATCGAAAAAGCGCATCCTGATGTCTTTAACTTGTTATTACAGGTTATGGATCATGGTACCTTGACTGATAATAACGGCCGCGTAGCTATCTTTAAACAAGTCATTATTATTATGACTACTAACGTTGGTGCTGATAGTATCAGTCGCTCATCGATGGGCTTTACCGAGCAAGACCACAGCCGCGATAACACTGAGGCACTCAAGCGTGTGTTTACTCCTGAATTCCGTAACCGTCTAGATGCGATTATTCAGTTCAATGCGCTAGATCCTTCGGTAGTGACCTCTGTGGTTGATAAGTTCCTGGTTGAGCTACAAGTACAGCTTGATGATAAGCAAGTGACGCTTGAGATTGATGACGAGGTACGCGATTATCTAGCGGATAAAGGTTATGATCGTTTGATGGGCGCGCGTCCTATGCAGCGCTTGATACAAGATGAGATCAAAAAGCCATTAGCAAGCATGATCTTGTTTGGTGATCTCGTCAATGGCGGAGTGGTGCATCTAACCTTAGAGCCTAAAGAAGAGGCGCAGGACGCTGATACGGTTAAGCTTGGTAAGAGTAACGAGAAGTCTTCTGAAAAAGGCTCCTCGGATAGCCGCATTATTCTGACTGTGGTTGAAACTCATGAGCCGCGCTCAGATTCTGAATCTGTCGCTAGCTAG
- a CDS encoding uracil-DNA glycosylase: protein MNLFDDLSDDDVGSQPTTKTAAEKKAILDKVKLPEDWKKALEDELTSTNMDELREFLKQAYQSGDSIYPPAPLMFNALNLTPLSNVKVVILGQDPYHGSGQAMGLSFSVPKTIPKPPSLNNVLKEMASDIGTTPSKHGDLTYWAQQGVLLLNSSLTVREGEPNSHQNAGWEQFTDKVIDVVNEQTEHTVFILWGSKAQKKGKYIDTDKHLILTAVHPSPLAANRGGFFGTKPFSKTNDYLKQHGQTPIDWQLPQ from the coding sequence ATGAATTTATTTGATGATTTATCAGACGATGACGTAGGTAGTCAGCCTACCACCAAAACCGCGGCCGAAAAAAAAGCTATTTTGGATAAAGTAAAGCTGCCAGAAGATTGGAAAAAGGCATTAGAAGATGAGCTGACCTCAACCAATATGGATGAGCTGCGCGAGTTTCTCAAACAAGCCTATCAATCAGGGGATAGTATTTATCCGCCAGCTCCGCTAATGTTCAATGCGCTAAATTTGACACCACTGTCAAATGTAAAAGTCGTCATTTTAGGTCAAGATCCCTATCATGGCTCAGGACAGGCGATGGGGTTATCTTTTTCAGTACCCAAAACTATTCCAAAGCCGCCCTCCCTAAATAATGTGCTAAAAGAGATGGCCAGTGACATAGGAACAACACCCTCTAAACATGGCGATTTGACATATTGGGCGCAGCAAGGAGTGCTGCTATTAAACAGCTCGTTAACGGTCCGCGAGGGCGAGCCCAATAGCCATCAAAACGCCGGTTGGGAGCAGTTCACTGATAAAGTTATCGATGTGGTTAATGAACAAACCGAGCACACGGTTTTTATCTTATGGGGTAGTAAAGCACAGAAAAAAGGCAAGTATATCGATACCGATAAGCATTTGATTTTGACTGCGGTGCATCCGTCACCACTCGCGGCAAATCGTGGTGGGTTTTTTGGTACTAAGCCTTTTTCTAAGACCAATGATTATCTAAAGCAGCATGGTCAAACGCCTATTGATTGGCAGCTGCCCCAGTAA
- the tadA gene encoding tRNA adenosine(34) deaminase TadA — protein MINTDIQRLYSLSGLYTLQPYQQTILGVVGNQLANCRFWSLADYQWMHYAINLARQGAKYGEVPVGAVLIHNNAIIGQGFNQPIGKHDATAHAEITAIREACQSLNNYRLPANTTLYVTLEPCTMCVGALIHARLTRLVYAANEPRAGMVGSQMNLPEQPFYNHNIKVQKGLCLEHSSQLLKDFFRQRRQAKNNNISIS, from the coding sequence ATGATAAATACCGATATTCAGCGATTATATTCTCTATCAGGTTTGTACACTCTACAGCCTTACCAGCAAACAATCTTGGGGGTAGTAGGCAACCAATTAGCTAATTGTCGCTTTTGGTCGCTTGCAGACTATCAGTGGATGCATTATGCCATTAACCTTGCTCGTCAAGGAGCTAAATATGGCGAGGTGCCAGTAGGGGCGGTACTTATCCATAATAATGCAATTATCGGTCAAGGGTTTAATCAGCCAATCGGTAAGCATGACGCCACTGCTCACGCTGAGATTACTGCTATAAGGGAAGCTTGCCAAAGTCTTAATAATTATCGATTGCCTGCTAATACTACTTTATATGTGACTTTAGAGCCTTGTACCATGTGTGTTGGCGCTCTTATTCACGCGCGTTTGACTAGACTAGTTTACGCCGCTAATGAGCCGCGAGCGGGAATGGTTGGCAGTCAGATGAATCTACCTGAGCAGCCTTTTTATAATCACAATATAAAGGTGCAAAAAGGCTTATGTCTTGAGCACAGTAGTCAGTTACTAAAAGACTTTTTTCGTCAGCGAAGACAAGCCAAAAATAACAACATAAGCATAAGTTGA
- the cmk gene encoding (d)CMP kinase has product MTKSELLSSSTDNESLTTARYPVICIDGPSGAGKGTVAWRLAQSLGYQLLDSGALYRIVGLKAFEAGLLTANSEEVIDEAALLKLTQSLNISFELNDDSGRVDIIVNGERVGEQVRNETVGGYASRVAVFAEVRQSLLELQQNMAKYCGLVADGRDMGTVVFPDAEVKVFLTASAEARAERRVNQLEKSGQAADYQAILQTIKARDERDENRSTAPSKPASDALVLDSSALGADVVYEQIKSYCQQQGICF; this is encoded by the coding sequence ATGACCAAATCTGAATTACTATCCTCCTCTACCGATAATGAGAGCTTAACAACAGCACGCTATCCTGTTATTTGTATCGATGGACCAAGTGGCGCTGGCAAAGGCACAGTAGCATGGCGATTGGCTCAAAGTTTAGGCTATCAGTTATTAGATTCTGGCGCGTTGTATCGAATTGTAGGTCTAAAAGCGTTTGAGGCGGGTTTGCTTACTGCCAATAGTGAAGAGGTTATTGACGAGGCGGCACTATTGAAGTTGACGCAGAGTCTAAATATCTCTTTTGAGCTTAATGATGACTCAGGGCGCGTCGATATCATCGTCAATGGTGAGCGCGTGGGCGAGCAGGTGCGTAATGAGACAGTGGGCGGTTATGCTTCGCGAGTAGCGGTATTTGCTGAGGTGCGTCAATCTTTGCTGGAGTTACAGCAGAATATGGCAAAATACTGCGGTTTAGTGGCTGATGGTCGTGATATGGGCACGGTAGTGTTTCCAGATGCTGAGGTAAAAGTATTTTTGACCGCGAGCGCTGAGGCGCGTGCTGAGCGCCGAGTCAACCAACTCGAAAAGTCTGGTCAAGCCGCTGATTATCAAGCTATCCTACAAACTATCAAAGCACGTGATGAGCGTGACGAAAACCGTAGTACAGCGCCTTCAAAACCTGCAAGTGACGCGCTAGTGTTAGATAGCTCAGCTTTAGGAGCGGATGTGGTTTATGAGCAAATAAAAAGTTACTGTCAGCAGCAAGGTATTTGTTTTTAA
- the rpsA gene encoding 30S ribosomal protein S1, translated as MESFAELFEASIEETGLDIERGSVITGTVVAIDNDWITVDTGLKSEGIVAREEFLSEEGEIEVEVGDSVDVVVEAVDNGMGQTLLSREKAKRVETWNILEKISNNDEIVKGIISSKVKGGFTVDIGSVRAFLPGSLVDVRPIRDTTHLEGKELEFKVIKLDQKRNNVVVSRRAVMEAENSAEREELLNKLEEGIEIEGIVKNLTDYGAFVDLGGIDGLLHITDMAWRRIKHPSEVVEVGQDLKVKVLKFDRERNRVSLGLKQLGTDPWDNVGGTYPVGSVVKARVTNLTDYGCFAEISEGIEGLVHVSEMDHTNKNIHPSKVVQVGDEVEVMILDIDEERRRISLGIKQTLANPWDEFDKKHERGDKITGTIKSITDFGIFIGLDGGIDGLVHLSDISWNETGEEAIRNYNKGDTVEAMVLSVDAEANRISLGVKQLSSDPFNEYLVGNDRGAIVNGKVKEVDAKGATIELADEVEGYLRASEIQRDRVEDATKHLSVGDDVEAKIISVDRKTRNISLSIKAKDEAEERQAIKDLGGAGTTAAAGTDAQPKTIGDLIKEQMQ; from the coding sequence ATGGAATCATTTGCTGAACTATTTGAAGCGAGCATCGAAGAAACAGGTCTAGATATCGAGCGTGGCTCGGTTATTACTGGTACTGTTGTGGCCATCGATAACGACTGGATCACGGTAGATACTGGTCTTAAATCTGAAGGTATCGTCGCTCGTGAAGAGTTTTTAAGCGAAGAGGGCGAGATTGAAGTTGAAGTTGGCGATAGTGTTGATGTAGTCGTTGAAGCCGTCGATAACGGTATGGGTCAAACCTTACTATCACGCGAAAAAGCTAAGCGCGTTGAAACGTGGAATATCTTAGAGAAAATCTCTAACAATGATGAGATCGTTAAAGGTATTATTTCAAGCAAAGTTAAAGGTGGCTTTACTGTTGATATCGGCTCAGTACGTGCGTTCTTACCAGGTTCTTTGGTAGATGTTCGTCCTATCCGTGATACTACGCATCTTGAAGGCAAAGAGCTAGAATTCAAAGTTATCAAACTTGACCAAAAACGTAACAACGTCGTCGTTAGCCGCCGTGCCGTTATGGAAGCTGAAAACTCAGCTGAGCGCGAAGAGCTATTGAACAAGCTTGAAGAAGGTATCGAGATCGAAGGTATCGTTAAGAACCTAACCGATTACGGTGCGTTCGTTGATTTGGGTGGTATTGATGGTCTACTTCACATCACTGATATGGCATGGCGCCGTATTAAGCACCCATCAGAAGTCGTTGAAGTAGGTCAAGACCTAAAAGTTAAAGTATTGAAGTTTGACCGTGAGCGCAACCGCGTAAGCCTAGGTCTTAAGCAGCTTGGTACGGATCCTTGGGATAATGTTGGCGGTACCTACCCAGTAGGTAGCGTAGTAAAAGCTCGCGTCACTAACCTAACGGATTATGGCTGTTTTGCTGAGATCTCTGAAGGTATCGAAGGCTTAGTCCACGTATCAGAGATGGATCACACTAACAAAAACATCCATCCTTCAAAAGTCGTGCAAGTAGGCGATGAAGTTGAAGTAATGATTCTTGATATCGACGAAGAGCGTCGCCGTATCAGCTTAGGTATCAAACAAACGCTTGCTAATCCATGGGATGAGTTCGATAAGAAGCATGAGCGCGGTGATAAGATCACGGGTACTATCAAATCAATCACTGATTTTGGTATCTTTATTGGTCTAGACGGCGGTATCGATGGTTTAGTTCACTTATCTGATATCTCTTGGAATGAAACTGGCGAAGAAGCTATCCGTAACTACAACAAAGGTGACACTGTAGAAGCTATGGTCTTGTCTGTAGATGCAGAAGCCAATCGTATCAGCCTAGGCGTCAAACAGTTGAGCTCTGATCCATTCAACGAATACCTAGTCGGTAACGACCGCGGCGCTATCGTTAATGGTAAAGTAAAAGAAGTAGACGCTAAAGGAGCTACTATCGAGCTTGCTGACGAAGTTGAAGGTTACTTACGTGCCTCTGAGATTCAACGTGACCGCGTTGAAGATGCCACTAAGCATCTATCTGTTGGTGATGATGTTGAAGCAAAAATCATCAGTGTGGATCGTAAAACACGTAACATCAGCTTGTCAATCAAAGCAAAAGACGAAGCAGAAGAGCGTCAAGCGATTAAAGATTTGGGCGGTGCAGGTACTACTGCAGCAGCAGGAACTGATGCACAACCAAAAACTATTGGCGATTTGATCAAAGAGCAAATGCAGTAA
- a CDS encoding integration host factor subunit beta — MQQAINKSDFINNLSVNCDTMAETVVDDAVREIINLMVDTLANDGRVEVRGFGSFCLHHRRARVGRNPKTGESVPVPAKAIPHFKPGKALREAVNDKVAL, encoded by the coding sequence ATGCAACAAGCGATAAATAAATCTGATTTTATTAATAACTTGAGTGTCAACTGTGACACGATGGCTGAGACCGTCGTTGATGATGCAGTGCGCGAGATAATCAACTTAATGGTAGATACTTTAGCTAATGATGGCCGCGTTGAAGTGCGCGGATTTGGTAGCTTTTGTTTGCACCATCGCCGTGCACGTGTAGGCCGTAATCCTAAAACTGGCGAAAGTGTTCCTGTACCTGCCAAAGCTATTCCGCATTTCAAGCCCGGCAAAGCGCTACGCGAAGCGGTCAATGATAAAGTAGCTTTATAA
- a CDS encoding lipopolysaccharide assembly protein LapA domain-containing protein: protein MRFILFVLLFLSFAYALGLVLVNNTDIGVNLLFSQAPAMNLGLLLILCLTLGIIIGLLLSLLLFRVFQNKWEISRLQKNNAHLQEQLNQANIAIDRQANAPTAEQAIYGTPAAPGVVADDIDNTIAADASVIKKTKRF, encoded by the coding sequence ATGCGCTTTATACTTTTTGTGCTCTTGTTTTTGAGCTTCGCTTATGCTTTAGGTTTGGTATTAGTAAATAATACTGATATCGGTGTTAATTTACTATTCTCACAAGCGCCCGCTATGAATTTGGGCCTGCTACTTATCTTATGCCTGACTTTGGGTATCATTATTGGCTTACTCCTCTCATTATTATTGTTCCGAGTGTTTCAAAATAAATGGGAGATATCGCGTTTGCAAAAGAACAATGCTCATTTGCAAGAGCAGCTCAATCAAGCCAATATTGCTATCGACCGTCAGGCCAATGCGCCAACAGCAGAGCAAGCGATTTATGGTACTCCAGCCGCGCCAGGAGTGGTAGCTGATGATATTGATAATACTATTGCTGCAGACGCTAGCGTAATCAAAAAAACTAAGCGTTTTTGA
- the pyrF gene encoding orotidine-5'-phosphate decarboxylase: MSDNLANPKAKISPIIVALDNISMDAALALADNLDPTLCRLKVGKELFTRSGPAIVQALHQRQFEVFLDLKFHDIPNTTAQAVLAAADLGVWMVNVHASCGYEAMALAKQRLLENNYDTLLIAVTVLTSMNQQSLAQIGVEDKLESQVSRLAKLTQEAGLDGVVCSAQEAKRLKALCGNDFKLITPGIRLLEDSSDDQQRVCTPKQALADGSDYLVIGRSITKADDPIAKLNKILLEL, from the coding sequence ATGAGCGATAACCTAGCTAACCCTAAGGCAAAGATTTCACCTATTATTGTCGCTTTAGATAATATTTCTATGGACGCAGCCTTAGCGCTAGCAGATAACCTAGACCCAACGCTTTGCCGTCTAAAAGTAGGTAAAGAGCTGTTCACTCGTTCAGGTCCGGCCATAGTACAAGCTTTGCATCAGCGCCAGTTTGAGGTGTTTTTAGATCTAAAATTCCATGATATTCCTAATACTACGGCGCAAGCGGTATTGGCTGCTGCAGACTTAGGAGTGTGGATGGTCAATGTTCATGCTAGTTGTGGTTATGAGGCTATGGCATTGGCCAAGCAGCGTTTGTTAGAGAATAATTATGACACGTTACTAATCGCAGTGACGGTGTTGACCTCTATGAATCAGCAATCGCTAGCGCAAATTGGCGTTGAGGATAAGTTGGAGTCGCAGGTTAGTCGGTTAGCAAAGCTGACTCAAGAGGCGGGTCTTGACGGAGTGGTTTGCTCAGCGCAAGAAGCGAAGAGGCTCAAAGCGCTATGTGGTAATGACTTCAAACTCATTACCCCCGGTATTCGTCTGTTAGAGGACAGTAGTGATGATCAGCAGCGTGTTTGTACGCCTAAGCAGGCGTTAGCAGATGGGTCTGATTATTTAGTAATTGGCCGCTCAATCACCAAGGCTGACGATCCTATTGCTAAGTTAAATAAGATACTGTTAGAGCTATAA